One Hydrogenobaculum sp. 3684 genomic window, TGGCAAACCTTGATCAACTTTTAAGCATAAAAGGTGTATGGGCAGCTGGTGAGTTTTCTCAGGATGGTAAACTCTTGTCTTACAAAGGCAACATAAGTGAAGAAGAAGCTGCTATGGCAGCTATGATGTGTGCTGCCAATATGATGATGGCTGAGATGCAAACCCAAGGTTATACAGCCATGTCTGGCAAAGAATGGACTCCTCTTGCAGGCTTTGCCCTTACTGGTCCAAAGTACTCTGTTTGTATTGGAAAGGGTGTTGGCGTTTTTGTAAACAACGACGAAGTTTCTTTTAACGAAGTGTTCAAAGCTCTTTCTTCCTAAGG contains:
- a CDS encoding DUF2173 family protein translates to MANLDQLLSIKGVWAAGEFSQDGKLLSYKGNISEEEAAMAAMMCAANMMMAEMQTQGYTAMSGKEWTPLAGFALTGPKYSVCIGKGVGVFVNNDEVSFNEVFKALSS